In Rahnella sikkimica, the following are encoded in one genomic region:
- a CDS encoding DUF1471 domain-containing protein — protein sequence MKLLPMFTAAVITVASFSALAASPISEMQAQSGNYQSLGMVSVSASSTVPGSMHDQLDQIASDKGATHYRVVGAGTPGDSSLTRANVELYK from the coding sequence ATGAAACTCTTACCTATGTTTACTGCCGCTGTAATTACTGTCGCTTCATTCTCAGCACTAGCCGCTTCGCCGATTTCTGAAATGCAGGCGCAAAGCGGTAACTATCAGTCACTGGGTATGGTTTCAGTGAGTGCGTCAAGCACCGTTCCTGGCAGTATGCATGATCAACTGGACCAGATCGCCAGCGATAAAGGTGCCACACATTATCGCGTAGTCGGTGCCGGTACTCCCGGTGATTCCAGCCTGACCCGCGCTAATGTCGAGCTGTATAAATAA
- the sseA gene encoding 3-mercaptopyruvate sulfurtransferase, giving the protein MTFSTHTVSTDWLAKNLNSPDVVIIDCRKSKPGITPPIDFHGKYLETHIPGAIYVEVDSISDCTTGLPHMMPTAEEFSASMSRLGVADTQTLVLYDEGDLFSAPRVWWMLTSFGAKCVRVLDGGLNAWIAEGKPTQSGEQTRVPSTFNARLVRPVVASAQQVKDAIGKVQIIDARSQARFKAEAPEPRPGLHGGHIPQSLSVPFTELTKEGHMKSPQELKATFEKLGVDLNKPVITSCGSGVTAAALAFGLDALGVKDVLLYDGSWAEWGDVNEDFPIETH; this is encoded by the coding sequence ATGACTTTCTCTACCCACACCGTTTCTACCGACTGGCTGGCGAAGAATCTGAATTCACCGGACGTGGTCATTATCGATTGCCGTAAATCCAAACCGGGCATTACTCCGCCGATTGATTTTCATGGCAAATATCTCGAAACGCACATTCCCGGTGCCATTTATGTCGAAGTGGACAGCATTTCCGACTGCACCACCGGTCTGCCACATATGATGCCGACGGCGGAAGAATTCTCCGCATCGATGAGCCGTCTTGGCGTGGCCGATACGCAAACCCTCGTGCTTTACGATGAAGGGGATTTGTTCTCCGCACCGCGCGTGTGGTGGATGCTGACCAGCTTTGGCGCGAAATGCGTGCGCGTGCTCGATGGCGGCCTGAATGCCTGGATTGCTGAAGGCAAACCCACCCAAAGCGGCGAGCAAACCCGCGTACCGTCGACGTTTAACGCCAGACTGGTGCGCCCGGTCGTCGCCAGCGCGCAGCAGGTAAAAGACGCCATCGGGAAAGTACAGATTATCGATGCACGCTCGCAGGCACGATTCAAAGCCGAAGCACCGGAACCGCGTCCGGGGCTGCACGGCGGGCATATTCCGCAGAGCCTCAGCGTGCCGTTTACCGAGCTGACGAAAGAAGGTCATATGAAATCGCCGCAGGAACTGAAGGCGACGTTTGAGAAGTTGGGCGTTGATCTGAATAAGCCGGTGATCACCAGTTGCGGATCCGGCGTTACTGCCGCGGCGCTGGCTTTCGGCCTCGACGCGCTGGGCGTCAAAGATGTGCTGTTGTACGACGGTTCATGGGCCGAATGGGGCGACGTGAACGAAGATTTCCCGATAGAAACGCACTGA
- a CDS encoding DUF808 domain-containing protein has translation MAGGSLLALIDDIASILDDVAAMSKVAAKKTASVLGDDLALNAQQVSGVRADRELPIVWAVAKGSLVNKAILVPLALLISAFIPWAITPLLMIGGAYLCYEGFEKVAHKLMPGNHQEEKKPATAEIKNEADAKKLEKEKVKGAVRTDFILSAEIIVISLGIVSSAPFLNQVTVMVLIAVAMTVGVYGLVGAIVKIDDAGLYLSKLSGESSMMNGVRALGRGIVNAAPWLMKTLSVVGTIAMFLVGGSIISHGLPFMHSLIEPLTHGHESWINTLITGATDLVVGLIVGAAVLALVMLGQKMFGKK, from the coding sequence ATGGCGGGTGGTAGCCTTCTGGCCTTGATCGACGATATTGCATCAATACTTGATGATGTAGCCGCAATGAGTAAGGTTGCGGCCAAAAAAACAGCCAGCGTGTTGGGAGACGATCTGGCGCTGAATGCACAGCAGGTTAGCGGCGTGCGGGCAGATCGGGAATTGCCGATTGTCTGGGCCGTGGCAAAAGGCTCGCTGGTCAACAAAGCCATTCTGGTGCCGCTGGCGCTGCTGATCAGCGCATTTATTCCCTGGGCGATTACGCCGCTTCTGATGATTGGCGGTGCGTACTTATGTTACGAAGGCTTCGAAAAAGTCGCGCACAAGCTGATGCCTGGCAATCATCAGGAAGAAAAGAAACCGGCTACGGCTGAAATTAAAAATGAAGCCGATGCCAAAAAACTGGAGAAAGAAAAAGTGAAAGGTGCCGTACGTACCGATTTCATTCTTTCTGCTGAAATCATCGTGATCTCGCTGGGCATCGTGTCATCTGCACCGTTTCTCAATCAGGTCACCGTTATGGTGTTGATTGCCGTCGCCATGACCGTCGGCGTTTACGGGCTGGTCGGTGCGATTGTCAAAATTGACGATGCGGGTTTGTATCTCAGCAAACTGTCAGGCGAAAGCAGCATGATGAACGGCGTGCGCGCGCTTGGCCGCGGCATTGTGAACGCCGCCCCGTGGTTGATGAAAACACTTTCTGTCGTTGGCACAATTGCGATGTTCCTGGTCGGTGGCAGCATCATCAGCCACGGCTTGCCCTTCATGCACAGCCTGATTGAACCCCTGACGCACGGCCACGAAAGCTGGATCAACACGCTAATTACCGGCGCAACAGATTTAGTCGTCGGGCTGATTGTCGGTGCCGCCGTTCTTGCACTGGTGATGCTGGGGCAAAAAATGTTCGGGAAGAAATAG
- a CDS encoding class I SAM-dependent methyltransferase has product MTKNTHSQAVDKQFGSQAQNYLTSAVHAQGADLQRLAVLLTPYPDAQVIDLGCGAGHASFAAARVVKSVIAYDLSAQMLDVVAHAAKEKQLENITVRQGVAESLPFVSASADIIISRYSAHHWHDVGQALREVARVLKPGGKFIMMDVVSPGHPLLDIYLQTVEVLRDTSHVRNYSPGEWLEMASGAGLIAGEVTTDRLPLEFTSWIARMRTPEHFALAIRELQKVMSDEVVRHFEIQPDGTFTSDIMMLVATKG; this is encoded by the coding sequence ATGACAAAAAACACGCACAGTCAGGCGGTCGATAAGCAGTTTGGTTCGCAGGCGCAAAACTATCTGACCAGCGCCGTTCACGCGCAGGGCGCGGATTTGCAACGTCTGGCTGTTTTGCTGACGCCGTACCCTGATGCGCAGGTGATTGATCTGGGCTGCGGCGCGGGTCATGCCAGTTTTGCGGCTGCACGCGTCGTGAAAAGTGTGATTGCCTATGATTTATCCGCGCAAATGCTGGACGTGGTGGCCCACGCGGCAAAAGAGAAGCAACTGGAAAACATCACCGTCCGGCAGGGCGTGGCAGAATCGCTGCCGTTCGTCAGCGCCAGTGCGGATATCATCATCAGCCGTTATTCCGCGCACCACTGGCACGATGTCGGGCAGGCGCTGCGTGAAGTGGCGCGCGTGCTGAAACCGGGCGGCAAATTCATCATGATGGACGTGGTGTCGCCGGGGCATCCGCTGCTGGATATCTATCTGCAAACGGTGGAGGTTTTGCGTGATACTTCGCATGTCCGCAACTATTCTCCGGGTGAATGGCTGGAGATGGCGTCCGGAGCCGGGCTGATTGCCGGGGAAGTCACTACCGATCGGCTGCCGCTGGAATTCACCAGCTGGATTGCCCGCATGCGCACGCCGGAGCATTTCGCCCTCGCGATCCGCGAACTGCAAAAAGTGATGTCAGACGAAGTAGTCCGCCACTTTGAAATCCAGCCCGACGGCACATTTACCAGCGATATTATGATGCTGGTGGCGACTAAGGGGTAA
- the agp gene encoding bifunctional glucose-1-phosphatase/inositol phosphatase: protein MKTTSSRYLALTALACLLPLSLPAAQAAQSDNLELQQVLILSRHGIRAPLVNYGDVLAESTTHTWPVWKTEGGLLTPKGGQISEHMGHYLRAWLAKDKLLPDAGCPQAQQVFAYANSLPRTIDTAIHITTGAFPGCEVPVINRVEVGKMDPVFNPIITAEVNDSFKTSALNSISQHAGEGGLPGLNQRLKPNYALLENILDYKNSKICKEKQQCDLASQPSDVVLTQGKEPGITGPLRMATGAADAFMLQYYEGFPMKDVAWGKISTDDQWTKLEAIKNLYHETLFGSPAIAANAAKPLLTFISGALDPKQASTADEKAAQQAKLALLVGHDSNIASLLAALKTQDYQLPGQFERTPISGTVVFQRWHDKKADKDLMKIEYVYPTAHQIRNNVALSLKNPPQRVTLQIEGCKVDQQGFCPMDQFTQAIHKDLQG, encoded by the coding sequence GTGAAAACAACATCATCGCGTTATCTCGCCTTAACTGCACTTGCCTGCTTATTGCCACTCTCCCTGCCCGCCGCTCAGGCCGCGCAATCCGATAACCTGGAACTGCAACAGGTGCTGATTCTCAGCCGCCACGGCATCCGTGCGCCGCTGGTGAATTATGGCGATGTGCTGGCCGAATCCACCACGCATACGTGGCCGGTCTGGAAAACCGAAGGGGGATTACTGACGCCAAAAGGCGGGCAGATCTCAGAACATATGGGGCATTACCTCCGCGCATGGCTGGCGAAAGACAAACTCCTGCCCGATGCGGGATGCCCGCAAGCACAGCAGGTTTTCGCCTATGCCAACAGCCTGCCGCGCACAATTGACACCGCGATACACATCACCACCGGCGCGTTTCCCGGCTGTGAAGTTCCGGTCATCAACCGTGTAGAAGTCGGTAAAATGGATCCGGTGTTTAACCCGATTATTACCGCTGAAGTGAATGACAGTTTCAAAACCAGCGCGCTGAATTCGATCAGTCAGCACGCGGGTGAGGGCGGTCTGCCGGGGTTGAACCAGCGCCTGAAGCCAAACTACGCGTTGCTCGAAAATATTCTCGATTACAAGAACAGCAAAATCTGCAAAGAGAAACAGCAGTGCGATCTGGCGTCTCAGCCTTCGGACGTGGTGCTGACGCAGGGCAAAGAACCGGGTATTACCGGCCCGTTGCGTATGGCAACCGGCGCGGCGGATGCGTTTATGCTGCAATATTACGAAGGTTTCCCGATGAAGGACGTGGCGTGGGGGAAAATCAGCACCGACGATCAGTGGACGAAACTGGAAGCCATCAAAAATCTGTATCACGAAACGTTGTTCGGCTCCCCGGCGATTGCTGCCAATGCGGCGAAGCCTTTGCTGACGTTTATCTCCGGCGCGCTTGATCCGAAACAGGCCTCGACGGCGGATGAGAAAGCCGCGCAGCAGGCAAAACTGGCTCTGCTGGTCGGGCACGATTCGAATATTGCCTCGCTGCTCGCTGCACTGAAAACGCAGGATTACCAACTGCCGGGGCAATTTGAACGCACGCCAATCAGCGGCACGGTGGTCTTCCAGCGCTGGCATGACAAGAAAGCGGATAAAGATCTGATGAAGATTGAATACGTTTATCCGACAGCGCATCAGATCCGCAACAACGTGGCCCTGAGCCTGAAAAACCCTCCACAGCGCGTCACGCTGCAAATCGAAGGCTGTAAAGTGGATCAGCAGGGCTTCTGCCCGATGGATCAGTTCACTCAGGCCATACATAAAGATTTGCAGGGCTGA
- a CDS encoding phosphate/phosphite/phosphonate ABC transporter substrate-binding protein, which yields MLMSLPMYAISPLDVEIFTVALLGKLKRLGMKPLPVSLSWPTDLLAHWQNKDLLLSQTCGFPLVESLPQVQLVGTFSYRAPGCDGFRYRSFLLARKEHSGLHLTSFRHRRLAFNSTDSQSGYNSLRALVAPLAENGKFFSEALATGSHLESLLYMQQHKADIAAIDCVTLELLRRIAPERISGLVVVGQTAAVPGLPLITSAQTSPEHLAMLRQALHEISCEPVSKPLLIESFTEVPRPAYEVIRQMKRIAEEFGVRELMPESVS from the coding sequence ATGCTGATGTCTTTACCGATGTACGCCATTTCTCCGCTGGATGTAGAAATTTTCACTGTCGCTTTGCTGGGCAAACTTAAACGGCTGGGCATGAAACCGCTGCCGGTTTCACTGAGCTGGCCGACGGATTTGCTGGCGCACTGGCAGAATAAAGATCTGTTGCTGAGCCAGACCTGCGGATTCCCGTTGGTGGAAAGCCTGCCGCAGGTGCAACTGGTGGGCACATTCAGTTACCGCGCACCCGGTTGTGATGGTTTCCGCTACCGCAGCTTTTTGCTGGCGCGTAAAGAACACAGCGGCCTGCATCTGACCAGCTTTCGCCACCGCAGACTGGCTTTCAACAGCACCGATTCCCAGTCGGGTTACAACAGCCTGCGTGCGCTGGTCGCGCCGCTGGCCGAAAACGGAAAATTCTTCTCCGAAGCCCTGGCGACCGGCAGCCATCTCGAATCACTTCTGTACATGCAGCAACATAAAGCCGATATTGCGGCGATCGACTGCGTGACTTTAGAGCTTCTGCGCCGTATTGCGCCTGAACGCATCAGCGGGCTGGTCGTCGTGGGGCAAACCGCGGCCGTACCGGGGCTTCCGCTGATCACCTCGGCGCAGACTTCACCCGAACATCTGGCGATGTTGCGCCAGGCATTGCATGAAATTTCCTGCGAACCGGTGAGTAAACCGCTGCTGATTGAATCGTTTACTGAGGTACCGCGACCGGCGTATGAAGTGATCCGGCAGATGAAAAGGATTGCGGAAGAGTTTGGTGTGCGTGAGCTGATGCCGGAAAGCGTCAGCTAA
- a CDS encoding fatty acid desaturase has translation MASSSFYLSPQQRGEIKARSRSLWWRLEIPTWCLIFAIYGGWFSVVFFWSSLGPLLGTPLLIWFTAWYMSLQHELIHGHPTRKAWLNQLLGSLPLAVWYPYGLYRDTHLQHHKNEHLTIPGDDPEAYYFSRRSWESLTPAMIVVVRLRNTLPGRMLLGPLLDIFSTLTGALMAVLRGEWRTIAMWLNHGIWLALLLFWMAQQGVSPAYFVLAISYPALSLTKVRSFYEHRAEHAPEARSTLNEAGFVWRLLFLNLNYHLVHHDLPGVPWFALRRVYFADREAYIRRSEGFVVKGYREWFRQHARSPVAVDMHPFAAGEPAAENGHSDYDYQQDTP, from the coding sequence ATGGCGTCCTCTTCTTTCTATCTCAGCCCGCAGCAGCGGGGCGAAATTAAAGCACGTTCCCGCAGCCTCTGGTGGCGACTGGAGATACCGACGTGGTGCCTGATTTTCGCCATTTACGGCGGCTGGTTTTCGGTGGTGTTCTTCTGGAGCAGCCTCGGCCCTTTGCTCGGCACGCCTCTGCTTATCTGGTTTACCGCCTGGTATATGTCGCTGCAACACGAACTTATTCACGGTCATCCCACACGTAAAGCCTGGCTGAACCAGCTGCTCGGCAGTTTGCCGCTGGCGGTCTGGTATCCCTACGGGCTTTATCGCGACACGCATTTACAGCATCACAAAAATGAACATCTGACGATCCCCGGTGACGATCCCGAAGCCTATTATTTCAGCCGCAGAAGCTGGGAAAGTCTGACGCCCGCCATGATAGTCGTTGTCCGTCTGCGCAATACTTTGCCTGGCCGGATGCTGCTCGGTCCGCTGCTGGATATTTTCAGCACACTGACCGGCGCGCTGATGGCGGTTTTACGCGGTGAATGGCGCACCATTGCGATGTGGCTGAATCACGGAATTTGGCTGGCGCTGTTGCTGTTCTGGATGGCGCAGCAGGGGGTGTCTCCGGCTTATTTTGTATTGGCAATCAGTTACCCGGCTCTTAGCCTGACGAAAGTGCGCTCATTCTATGAACATCGCGCCGAACATGCGCCCGAAGCGCGCTCCACGCTAAACGAAGCCGGATTTGTCTGGCGGCTGCTGTTTCTCAATCTCAACTATCATCTGGTGCATCACGATTTGCCGGGCGTGCCGTGGTTTGCGCTAAGGCGGGTCTATTTCGCCGACCGCGAAGCCTATATCCGGCGCAGCGAAGGGTTTGTGGTGAAAGGCTACCGCGAATGGTTTCGTCAACATGCGCGCTCGCCTGTTGCGGTGGACATGCATCCGTTTGCTGCCGGTGAACCGGCGGCAGAAAACGGCCACAGCGACTATGATTATCAGCAGGACACCCCCTGA
- a CDS encoding class I SAM-dependent methyltransferase produces the protein MLNAARTTIKNTGLSIQNQFFYLQNFITSPRTMGTLMPSSPWLCHAMLSQIDWATTLDIAELGAADGVLTRRILSRMRADAKLEAFEIQPAFVRKLNQLEDRRLQVMAHSAEHMRTDYDAVFSCLPLLSMPVRTSMKILQKTQQQLKSKDGVLVLFQYSQMSEKLLSRYFTWKKIRVVRNFPPAIVYICKPR, from the coding sequence ATGCTGAACGCCGCAAGAACGACAATCAAGAACACCGGTCTTTCGATTCAGAACCAATTTTTCTACTTACAGAATTTTATTACCTCACCACGGACAATGGGGACGCTAATGCCGTCTTCGCCGTGGCTGTGCCATGCGATGTTGAGCCAGATTGACTGGGCGACGACGCTGGATATCGCAGAGTTGGGGGCGGCTGACGGCGTGCTGACCCGCCGGATCCTCAGCCGGATGCGTGCGGATGCGAAGCTTGAGGCGTTTGAAATCCAGCCCGCGTTTGTCCGTAAGCTTAATCAGTTGGAAGACCGCCGTTTGCAGGTGATGGCGCACTCTGCCGAGCACATGCGTACCGATTATGATGCGGTGTTTTCGTGCCTGCCGCTGCTGTCGATGCCGGTGCGGACCAGCATGAAGATTTTGCAAAAAACGCAGCAGCAGCTGAAAAGTAAAGACGGCGTGCTGGTTCTGTTTCAGTACAGCCAGATGTCTGAGAAATTACTGTCGCGCTATTTCACCTGGAAAAAAATCCGCGTGGTGAGGAATTTCCCTCCGGCCATCGTGTATATCTGTAAACCTCGGTGA
- a CDS encoding GNAT family N-acetyltransferase, whose translation MMTRQIYQDEKIEIRIATELEAVTHFAAVQASVAEIGEWESWCTDNYSLEDSRKYLTDSEYKRHRGTEFNFCLFERATGHLIGSVGINRINQDYKFSNLGYWIRTGYTGQGLATLAVRATARFAFKELELTRLEIVAMDGNDRSRRVAEKAGATSEGLHRNRLYYHDQPRDAWMYSLIPGDL comes from the coding sequence ATGATGACACGCCAGATTTATCAGGACGAAAAGATTGAGATCCGCATCGCCACCGAACTGGAAGCCGTCACGCACTTTGCGGCGGTTCAGGCTTCTGTCGCCGAGATTGGCGAGTGGGAATCCTGGTGTACGGACAACTATTCGCTGGAAGACAGCCGGAAATATCTGACCGACAGCGAGTATAAGCGCCATCGCGGCACAGAATTCAATTTCTGTCTGTTTGAACGTGCCACCGGCCATCTGATTGGCAGCGTGGGCATCAACCGGATCAATCAGGATTATAAGTTTTCTAATCTCGGCTACTGGATCCGTACCGGCTATACCGGTCAGGGTCTGGCGACGCTGGCGGTCAGGGCCACGGCGCGTTTCGCATTTAAAGAACTCGAACTGACGCGCCTGGAAATCGTCGCGATGGACGGCAACGACCGCAGCCGTCGTGTCGCCGAAAAAGCGGGCGCGACGTCCGAAGGATTGCACCGCAACCGGCTTTATTATCATGATCAGCCGCGCGACGCCTGGATGTATTCATTGATCCCCGGCGATCTCTGA
- a CDS encoding helix-turn-helix transcriptional regulator — protein sequence MIDNAESLSGPRALGAFLRTHRERVTPEMVGLPGSARRRTSGLRREELAQISGISATWYTWIEQGRDVSISAATLDSLAKSLQMEPAAREYLFSLASVKDPLAVLTSGAPDDSLKNCVNQLSGPGYLLDSCWNMLAWNPPAGALFSGWLGTDEQPNLLNFMFLHPLARKLVPDWAERAKRVVAEFRAETSHYAHSDAVRQKVISLRGQSAEFNQWWTQQEVLAREGGERRFNHPLSGETGYRQQTFFPAGYADCKLVMLVPES from the coding sequence ATGATTGATAACGCAGAGTCGCTCAGCGGTCCGAGAGCCTTGGGTGCCTTTTTACGCACACACCGTGAACGCGTCACGCCGGAAATGGTGGGCCTTCCCGGCTCCGCACGGCGCAGAACCAGCGGGCTGCGGCGCGAGGAGCTGGCACAAATCAGCGGCATCAGCGCCACGTGGTATACCTGGATTGAACAGGGGCGCGATGTGTCGATTTCTGCCGCCACGCTCGACAGTCTGGCGAAATCCCTGCAAATGGAACCCGCCGCCCGCGAATACCTGTTCAGTCTGGCGTCGGTGAAAGATCCCCTTGCCGTACTCACGTCCGGCGCACCGGATGACAGCCTGAAGAATTGCGTCAATCAGCTTAGCGGCCCCGGCTATCTGCTCGACAGTTGCTGGAATATGCTGGCGTGGAATCCGCCCGCAGGCGCGTTATTCAGCGGCTGGCTGGGCACGGATGAGCAGCCTAATCTGCTGAATTTTATGTTTCTGCACCCGCTCGCCCGAAAACTGGTGCCCGACTGGGCAGAACGTGCGAAACGCGTGGTGGCAGAATTTCGTGCGGAGACCAGCCATTACGCCCATTCCGACGCCGTCCGCCAGAAGGTAATCAGCCTGCGCGGGCAAAGTGCCGAATTTAATCAATGGTGGACGCAACAGGAAGTGCTGGCGCGAGAAGGCGGCGAACGGCGCTTTAATCATCCGCTTAGCGGCGAAACGGGTTATCGCCAGCAGACGTTTTTTCCGGCGGGCTACGCCGATTGCAAACTGGTGATGCTGGTGCCGGAAAGCTAA